A stretch of Candidatus Hydrogenedentota bacterium DNA encodes these proteins:
- a CDS encoding CoA-transferase, whose amino-acid sequence MAHVVTAEEAVRKIPDGATVLVNPMPAEEVFPAFGRVFEATGHPKDLVVVWAAGLGPFSAERRGMNHFAWPGMVRRFIAGHVGLNHLVVKMIASEQCEAYNLPQGVMSQLYRDIAAHRPGLLTRIGLGTFVDPRIEGGKMNARTRACEDLVELMTIGGREMLFYKAFPVHVGVFRGTSADPNGNITCEREALTMESLEVAMAAKNHGGIVIAQVEELRNTPAHPHHVHVPGLFVDYVVVASSRKNHPHTLFVEYDPSFCGESQADLSRELEPLPLNLEKIICRRAAMELRPGMAANLGVGIPTGVASVAHEQGFFDKVALTTEVGALGGVPERGFNFGPAKNPQAIISQPQMFDFYHGQGLDATFVGLAQADAAGNVNVSRLGPKLIGSGGFIDITQTAKKCVFCGEFTAGGLDARAEDGQLVIHREGKAAKFVENVDQITFSGRQAMRDGQEVIYVTERCVFRLVPEGMQLAEVAPGVDIQRDLLGHMAFKPIIPDSVPDPRLRKIPLAGSCWLH is encoded by the coding sequence ATGGCGCATGTCGTTACGGCCGAGGAAGCGGTTAGGAAAATCCCCGATGGCGCAACGGTGCTGGTCAATCCCATGCCCGCCGAGGAAGTGTTTCCGGCCTTTGGCCGGGTATTCGAGGCCACCGGCCATCCCAAGGATCTTGTCGTTGTATGGGCGGCGGGGCTTGGACCTTTCAGCGCCGAACGGCGCGGCATGAACCATTTCGCATGGCCGGGCATGGTTCGGCGGTTCATCGCCGGCCATGTCGGATTGAACCATCTCGTCGTAAAAATGATCGCCTCCGAACAATGCGAGGCCTACAATCTGCCGCAGGGTGTCATGTCGCAACTCTACCGCGACATTGCCGCGCACCGGCCCGGCCTTCTGACGCGCATCGGACTCGGCACCTTCGTGGATCCCCGCATCGAGGGCGGCAAAATGAATGCACGCACCCGGGCCTGCGAGGATCTGGTCGAACTGATGACTATAGGTGGCCGCGAAATGCTCTTCTACAAGGCTTTTCCGGTGCATGTGGGCGTTTTTCGCGGTACTTCGGCGGATCCGAACGGAAACATCACCTGCGAACGCGAGGCGCTTACGATGGAAAGCCTCGAAGTCGCCATGGCCGCGAAAAACCACGGCGGCATCGTAATCGCCCAAGTCGAGGAACTCCGCAACACGCCTGCCCATCCCCATCATGTGCATGTGCCCGGCCTTTTTGTTGACTATGTGGTGGTCGCCAGTTCCCGCAAGAACCATCCCCATACGCTCTTTGTCGAATACGATCCATCATTCTGCGGGGAATCACAGGCGGATTTGAGCAGGGAACTCGAACCGCTGCCGCTCAATCTCGAAAAAATCATCTGCCGCCGCGCCGCTATGGAATTGCGCCCCGGCATGGCCGCGAACCTCGGTGTGGGCATCCCGACCGGCGTCGCATCGGTCGCGCACGAGCAGGGTTTTTTCGACAAGGTGGCGCTCACCACCGAGGTCGGCGCGCTTGGCGGCGTGCCCGAACGCGGTTTCAACTTCGGACCCGCCAAGAACCCGCAGGCCATCATCAGCCAGCCGCAAATGTTCGACTTCTACCACGGACAGGGATTGGACGCGACTTTCGTCGGCCTCGCCCAGGCGGACGCCGCCGGCAACGTCAACGTCAGCCGTCTCGGCCCCAAACTGATTGGGTCCGGCGGGTTTATTGACATCACACAAACCGCCAAGAAATGCGTGTTCTGCGGCGAATTCACCGCAGGCGGACTCGACGCGCGCGCCGAAGACGGGCAACTGGTCATTCACAGGGAAGGCAAGGCGGCCAAGTTCGTGGAAAACGTGGACCAGATCACCTTCAGCGGCCGCCAAGCCATGCGCGACGGACAGGAAGTGATCTACGTCACCGAGCGTTGCGTTTTCCGCCTCGTCCCCGAAGGCATGCAACTGGCCGAAGTCGCGCCCGGTGTGGACATTCAGCGCGACCTCCTCGGCCACATGGCTTTCAAGCCGATTATTCCCGATTCCGTCCCCGATCCCCGGCTAAGAAAAATCCCGTTGGCGGGATCTTGTTGGCTTCAT